One window from the genome of Alkalihalobacillus sp. LMS6 encodes:
- a CDS encoding PTS sugar transporter subunit IIB, with amino-acid sequence MAKLKIMTVCGFGLGSSMVLKMNLDGVLKDLGIQADVFTGDVGSAQSTPADYIFTSKELGEKLQQTAGKPVVIINSFVNKAEIKEKVEAELQA; translated from the coding sequence ATGGCAAAGTTAAAAATTATGACTGTATGTGGGTTCGGACTAGGCTCTTCCATGGTGTTAAAAATGAATTTAGATGGTGTCTTAAAAGACCTTGGCATTCAAGCAGACGTGTTTACGGGTGATGTCGGCTCTGCCCAAAGTACACCAGCAGACTATATTTTCACAAGTAAAGAACTAGGTGAGAAACTCCAACAAACGGCCGGTAAGCCAGTTGTCATCATCAACAGCTTTGTAAACAAAGCTGAAATAAAAGAAAAAGTAGAAGCGGAACTTCAGGCGTAA
- a CDS encoding SIS domain-containing protein encodes MSYVKQYYQSIEAILTRIVDEQEPTLEQAASLMEEAVNSGRSLYLFGASHAGIIAEDAFYRAGGLALFNPLFSPALMLNVEPVTLTSQLERLEGYGNIILDSKPVQAGDVVFIHSVSGRNPVAIDLAIEAKARGMHVISLTNLTYSMGVTSRHSSGKRLFEVSDIIIDNYGEPGDATVSIDSLSQKVAPTSTISGSFVIHSIVLKLIEKLEAKGKDVPIFRSANLDGGDDYNATMMARYKDQIHYM; translated from the coding sequence ATGTCTTATGTAAAACAGTACTATCAATCGATTGAAGCGATTCTTACGCGGATTGTGGACGAGCAAGAACCCACCCTTGAGCAAGCAGCATCTTTAATGGAAGAGGCGGTCAACAGCGGCCGCTCTCTCTACCTTTTCGGAGCGTCTCATGCTGGTATTATTGCCGAAGATGCGTTTTATCGCGCCGGTGGACTCGCACTCTTTAATCCACTTTTCAGTCCAGCGTTAATGTTGAATGTCGAGCCAGTGACGCTTACTTCGCAGCTCGAACGGTTAGAAGGATACGGCAATATCATTCTAGACTCAAAGCCAGTCCAAGCTGGGGACGTCGTGTTTATCCACTCGGTCTCAGGAAGAAATCCAGTTGCGATTGACCTCGCCATTGAAGCAAAAGCGCGCGGCATGCACGTCATTTCACTCACAAATTTAACCTATTCTATGGGTGTGACATCCCGACACTCTTCGGGAAAGCGGTTATTTGAAGTGAGCGACATTATCATTGATAATTATGGCGAACCTGGGGATGCCACTGTCTCAATTGATTCACTCTCACAAAAAGTCGCCCCAACATCAACCATTTCAGGAAGCTTTGTGATTCATTCCATCGTCTTGAAGCTCATTGAAAAACTAGAAGCTAAAGGTAAGGATGTCCCAATTTTTCGTAGCGCGAATCTTGACGGTGGCGATGATTACAATGCCACGATGATGGCAAGATATAAAGATCAGATTCATTATATGTAA
- a CDS encoding PTS sugar transporter subunit IIA gives MTNWIRKEHVAVDVKADDWEEAIQASGNLLLATGAISQHYISQMIDSVKENGPYIVIGPGIAMAHARPSEAVHEDAISLAVLEKSVAFGSEQNDPVDLVFSFSATGSDAHLKLIEQLSHILIDEEKVNQLRQAPSNEALYNLI, from the coding sequence ATGACAAATTGGATACGAAAAGAACATGTTGCTGTAGATGTAAAAGCAGACGACTGGGAAGAAGCGATACAAGCTTCTGGAAATTTACTATTAGCTACAGGTGCCATCTCCCAACACTATATCTCTCAAATGATCGATTCAGTAAAAGAAAACGGGCCCTATATTGTGATTGGACCGGGAATTGCCATGGCCCATGCACGCCCGAGTGAAGCCGTTCATGAGGATGCGATTTCTCTTGCAGTATTGGAAAAATCAGTCGCTTTCGGCAGTGAGCAAAATGATCCTGTTGACCTCGTATTCTCTTTTTCGGCAACAGGGTCCGACGCTCATCTCAAACTGATTGAGCAACTTTCACACATCTTAATTGACGAAGAAAAAGTCAATCAGCTTCGACAAGCCCCCTCAAACGAAGCATTATATAACTTAATTTAA
- a CDS encoding PTS ascorbate transporter subunit IIC — translation MQTVMDFLIEVIREPAIFLGLIALTGLLLLRKDFSSVVSGTAKTVIGVVILTQGTNILMNSIAPLTEGFNVMYNIDNPEVAPALGADTILSQYGTQIGLSMLIAFMINLLVARFTPIKHVFLTGHMLFWFPFIFVAVGIENHLNNTQLVIFASILTALYIIIAPALLRPFVRKVTGSDDFIIGHPTTILSLIAGMVGKLFGTKGRSSEDIKFPSSTEFLREISITSSIVMFFVYIVVSFIIGFDTAATAFGAEQNLFIYSVMQGILFGAGLTILLLGVRMMLAEIIPAFQGISQKWIPNAVPALDAPILFPYAPNAVLIGFVVSMITSVATIFITGSMGVFSFVIVPLTITCFFEIGTAAIIANGQGGLRGAIAGSAVAGIVMILLVGLSVPILSGTAADWIVIFGGNDFSLWSFIGDLFARIFPGG, via the coding sequence ATGCAAACTGTGATGGATTTTCTAATTGAAGTTATTCGTGAACCAGCTATTTTCTTAGGACTCATTGCCTTAACTGGTCTTTTATTATTGCGGAAAGACTTCTCCTCCGTTGTTTCAGGAACAGCTAAAACCGTTATCGGTGTTGTCATTTTGACACAAGGGACAAATATTTTAATGAACTCCATTGCACCATTAACAGAAGGGTTTAACGTCATGTACAACATTGACAACCCAGAAGTCGCTCCCGCATTAGGAGCAGATACAATCTTAAGCCAATACGGCACCCAGATCGGCCTATCGATGTTAATCGCTTTTATGATTAATTTACTTGTCGCTCGCTTTACACCCATTAAGCACGTATTCCTGACTGGCCACATGTTGTTCTGGTTTCCGTTTATCTTTGTTGCAGTCGGAATCGAAAATCATTTAAACAATACGCAACTCGTTATTTTTGCTTCTATTCTAACAGCTCTTTATATCATTATTGCTCCTGCTCTATTACGTCCATTTGTTCGAAAAGTGACTGGGTCTGACGACTTTATTATTGGTCATCCTACGACCATTCTCTCCCTTATTGCCGGCATGGTCGGTAAATTATTCGGGACAAAAGGACGGTCATCGGAAGATATTAAGTTTCCGAGTTCGACGGAATTTTTACGAGAAATTAGCATTACGTCATCGATTGTCATGTTTTTCGTTTATATTGTCGTGAGCTTTATTATTGGATTTGATACAGCGGCTACAGCTTTCGGTGCGGAACAAAACTTGTTCATTTATAGTGTCATGCAAGGAATTCTTTTCGGAGCCGGACTAACCATTCTCTTACTTGGTGTCCGTATGATGCTCGCTGAAATTATTCCAGCTTTCCAAGGAATCTCGCAAAAATGGATTCCGAATGCAGTGCCTGCCTTAGATGCACCGATTCTCTTCCCATATGCACCAAACGCTGTCTTGATTGGATTTGTCGTCTCGATGATTACATCGGTGGCAACGATCTTTATTACAGGAAGTATGGGCGTCTTCAGCTTCGTCATTGTCCCACTAACCATTACTTGTTTCTTTGAAATTGGGACAGCTGCCATCATTGCAAATGGACAAGGTGGTTTACGAGGTGCGATAGCAGGCTCGGCTGTTGCCGGAATTGTGATGATCCTACTCGTCGGTCTTTCCGTTCCGATCTTGAGTGGAACAGCAGCAGATTGGATTGTCATCTTCGGAGGGAATGACTTCTCTTTATGGAGCTTTATCGGAGACTTATTTGCACGAATTTTTCCAGGGGGGTAA